The bacterium genome has a window encoding:
- a CDS encoding response regulator has translation MQVPAMVSSVRSALGAAALAIGAWYAALVWIHSRTVDAPASWWICGAAALTAAVLMGIGFRWIRQPPRQPSVDACVLGLGIATLANTAIYLFLFPEPQYLHALALVLIGGSFFLTSSIFLGALGAGVVAVVATTVARSESAEEWAQSAIMLTTSGVLAIVIHIWRRLYMDRLGALQLDNENRQLELERSIETLELEVAEKERLQETLLKTQNLESLGRMAGGVAHDFNNLLLIILGHAEFARRDLPESSAAQGDLAEVITAAERAALLTGQLLSYAGGSRLDDEPLDVNELVRATLALVEASLPASASLTCDLHPAQSTVRGDAAQLQQIVMNLLLNAGEALPDSGGQISVRTSMEVLDRAAAGQLEPPESRPAATFVCIEVRDTGAGIAEEDQIHVFDPFFTTKPQGRGLGLAAALGIARSHGGGFSVDSDLGRGSCFRLFLPASMDRVRDAGREDDLPFLAGRRILVVDDEAAIRSFVRRVLESRGCFVEEASDGEKALERAAAVTGLDGVVLDMTMPGLSGSETYIRLRERWPSLPVLLSSGYEEERAAEGLIREPATAFLRKPYPNASLVEALAGILEPDWSP, from the coding sequence ATGCAGGTCCCGGCAATGGTGTCCTCGGTTCGCTCCGCCCTCGGCGCGGCCGCGCTTGCCATCGGCGCCTGGTACGCCGCATTGGTCTGGATCCACAGCCGGACCGTGGACGCGCCCGCGTCCTGGTGGATCTGCGGCGCCGCCGCCCTGACGGCAGCGGTCCTGATGGGTATCGGCTTCCGATGGATTCGCCAGCCACCCCGTCAACCCAGCGTGGATGCCTGCGTGCTCGGCCTGGGCATTGCGACGCTCGCGAACACCGCGATCTATCTCTTCCTCTTTCCGGAGCCCCAATACCTTCACGCCCTTGCTCTCGTGCTCATCGGCGGCTCCTTCTTCCTGACCTCGTCCATCTTCCTCGGCGCGTTGGGCGCGGGGGTGGTTGCTGTCGTCGCCACCACCGTCGCGAGGAGCGAGTCGGCAGAGGAGTGGGCGCAGTCCGCCATCATGCTCACGACGAGCGGGGTCCTTGCCATCGTGATCCACATCTGGCGACGGCTCTACATGGACCGGCTGGGCGCCCTGCAGCTGGACAACGAGAACCGGCAGTTGGAACTCGAGCGGAGCATCGAGACCCTCGAGTTGGAGGTGGCCGAAAAGGAGCGACTGCAGGAGACGCTCCTGAAGACCCAGAACCTCGAGAGCCTCGGGCGGATGGCCGGCGGCGTCGCCCACGACTTCAACAACCTCCTGTTGATCATCCTGGGGCATGCCGAGTTCGCCCGCCGTGATCTCCCGGAATCTTCGGCGGCGCAGGGCGATCTCGCGGAGGTCATCACGGCGGCAGAGAGGGCCGCACTTCTGACCGGGCAACTCCTCTCCTACGCGGGCGGTAGTCGCCTCGATGACGAGCCGCTGGACGTGAACGAGTTGGTGCGTGCAACCCTGGCGCTGGTTGAGGCCTCTCTTCCCGCCTCGGCCTCGCTCACTTGCGATTTGCATCCCGCGCAGTCGACGGTCCGGGGCGACGCAGCCCAGCTACAGCAGATCGTCATGAACCTGCTCCTGAATGCGGGAGAGGCGCTGCCAGATTCCGGGGGCCAGATCTCCGTCCGCACGAGCATGGAGGTGCTCGACAGGGCCGCTGCGGGGCAGCTCGAGCCGCCCGAGAGCCGACCGGCGGCGACCTTCGTGTGCATCGAAGTGCGAGATACAGGTGCCGGCATCGCGGAGGAGGACCAGATTCACGTCTTCGATCCGTTCTTCACGACGAAACCCCAGGGCCGCGGGCTGGGGCTTGCCGCGGCGCTCGGTATCGCGCGCAGCCACGGCGGGGGCTTCAGCGTCGATTCGGACCTCGGGCGCGGGTCGTGCTTCCGGCTCTTCCTGCCCGCCTCGATGGACAGGGTGCGGGACGCCGGGCGTGAGGACGATCTGCCATTCCTCGCCGGGCGTCGCATCCTCGTCGTCGACGACGAAGCCGCGATCCGCAGCTTCGTGCGCCGCGTCCTCGAGAGCCGTGGCTGCTTCGTGGAAGAGGCTTCCGACGGGGAAAAGGCGCTCGAAAGAGCCGCTGCGGTCACCGGCCTGGACGGTGTCGTCCTCGACATGACCATGCCGGGACTCAGCGGGAGCGAGACCTACATCCGTCTTCGCGAGCGGTGGCCATCTCTTCCCGTCCTCCTGAGCAGCGGCTACGAGGAAGAGCGCGCGGCCGAAGGCCTCATCCGCGAGCCCGCGACGGCCTTCCTTCGCAAGCCGTATCCCAATGCGTCTCTCGTCGAAGCCCTCGCCGGAATCCTCGAGCCCGACTGGAGCCCTTGA
- a CDS encoding ABC transporter permease, with protein sequence MAFEAVVEYPGRVVASSLGVFWGTAAVIVLLSWGAGFQAYMHRELGSFGQSLVMMYPAATSSGFPGFRKGQPVRVSRQDAAAVERNASHRIEAVLAQQMSRGRVLVEAGPRTRRLDLTGVDHRWAGYRNFQMGHGRFFDRADVARRRPVAILGHDAARDLFGSPGAAIGAILRVDGHPFRVLGVAAMKGRQYMNTNRPDNRMLMIPITTAESALGYDDEAVGNLLVYPRPGVGTDEAVEAVLHILGPRAGFHAEDEDAFKWFDLAQFLDLIDLFHAGFSGFIGLAGLITLLIGAVGIANYHLAILAERTMEVAVAKAVGAKDRWLVRQTLLESVLVSGAATLGGVLLGLGLCAALVQWTPPALPKPILSGSVVAVTAVAILGVAVVSAILPARRIREIDTAAALRSDL encoded by the coding sequence ATGGCCTTCGAAGCCGTGGTCGAGTATCCGGGTCGCGTGGTGGCTTCCTCTCTCGGTGTCTTCTGGGGGACGGCCGCCGTGATCGTGCTCCTTTCCTGGGGCGCCGGCTTCCAGGCCTACATGCATCGCGAGCTTGGAAGCTTCGGGCAGAGCCTGGTGATGATGTATCCAGCGGCGACTTCATCCGGGTTTCCGGGCTTCCGCAAGGGTCAACCGGTTCGGGTCTCTCGGCAGGATGCCGCTGCGGTCGAGAGAAACGCGTCGCATCGCATCGAGGCCGTGCTTGCCCAGCAGATGTCTCGCGGCCGGGTGCTCGTCGAAGCGGGGCCGAGGACGCGTCGTCTCGATCTGACGGGTGTGGATCATCGCTGGGCGGGATATCGGAACTTCCAGATGGGGCATGGTCGCTTCTTCGATCGCGCCGACGTAGCCCGTCGCCGACCCGTGGCGATCCTCGGTCACGATGCGGCCCGCGATCTCTTCGGCAGTCCCGGCGCCGCCATCGGCGCAATCCTACGGGTGGACGGTCATCCCTTTCGTGTCCTCGGTGTCGCTGCGATGAAGGGCCGGCAGTACATGAACACGAACCGGCCGGACAACCGCATGCTGATGATCCCGATCACCACGGCGGAGAGCGCCCTGGGCTACGACGACGAGGCGGTGGGCAATCTGCTGGTCTATCCGCGGCCAGGCGTCGGGACGGACGAAGCGGTCGAAGCCGTTTTGCACATTCTAGGCCCTCGCGCTGGTTTCCACGCCGAGGACGAGGATGCCTTCAAGTGGTTCGATCTGGCCCAATTCCTCGACCTGATCGATCTCTTCCACGCCGGATTCTCGGGCTTCATCGGTCTGGCGGGCCTGATCACCTTGTTGATCGGCGCCGTCGGCATCGCGAACTACCACCTGGCCATCCTCGCGGAGCGAACGATGGAGGTGGCGGTTGCCAAGGCGGTTGGCGCCAAAGATCGTTGGCTCGTGCGGCAGACCCTGCTCGAAAGTGTCCTCGTCTCGGGTGCGGCGACGCTCGGCGGGGTGCTCCTCGGCCTCGGCCTGTGTGCCGCTCTGGTCCAGTGGACTCCGCCAGCCCTCCCGAAACCGATCCTCTCCGGCTCGGTCGTCGCCGTGACGGCTGTCGCGATCCTGGGCGTCGCGGTCGTCTCCGCGATCCTCCCCGCACGCCGAATTCGCGAGATCGATACCGCGGCCGCTCTGCGTTCGGATCTCTGA
- a CDS encoding alpha/beta hydrolase gives MLRVLRWLLSGLLGLLVVGFAVLMIGARVGLDGERRHSAHTAALPVASPSSDDGLVRVRAGEFEFRARVAGLSNTGPPLILLHGFPETSAMWKSLLQEAASLGYRVVAFDQRGYSPGARPQNVEDYLIPKLVRDVIDVADAFGFERFHLVGHDWGAVVGWSTVGQHPDRIRSWTALSIPHSGVFVKAMERDLPAYIDVFNLRFLADAVFTFNGLALLDRTVFSALPEGDEYLAVLSEPGALSAAIHWYRALRPSIPAAADIPLEIDLPVLFIGGDQDYWPNRPERAQQAAFMKGPFTELDLDAGHYLMAEQPDVVIEAVIAHLGRVDAGPAPGP, from the coding sequence ATGCTTCGTGTGTTGCGCTGGCTGCTATCCGGTCTGCTCGGACTGCTCGTCGTCGGCTTTGCAGTGCTGATGATCGGGGCCCGGGTCGGGCTCGACGGGGAGCGGCGCCATTCCGCGCACACCGCAGCCCTCCCCGTGGCGTCGCCGAGCAGTGACGACGGATTGGTCCGGGTTCGTGCGGGCGAGTTCGAGTTCCGCGCTCGGGTCGCCGGTCTCTCCAACACGGGACCGCCACTGATCCTCCTTCACGGCTTTCCTGAGACCTCGGCGATGTGGAAGTCGCTTCTCCAGGAGGCAGCGTCTCTCGGCTATCGCGTCGTTGCGTTCGATCAACGCGGATACAGTCCCGGCGCGCGCCCGCAGAACGTCGAGGACTACCTCATCCCCAAGTTGGTCCGGGACGTGATCGATGTTGCCGATGCCTTCGGCTTCGAGCGCTTTCATCTCGTCGGGCATGATTGGGGTGCGGTCGTCGGCTGGTCGACTGTGGGCCAGCACCCGGACCGCATCCGATCCTGGACTGCGCTTTCGATCCCCCACTCCGGCGTCTTCGTGAAGGCCATGGAGAGGGATCTGCCGGCGTACATCGACGTCTTCAATCTCCGATTCCTCGCGGATGCGGTGTTCACCTTCAACGGCCTCGCACTTCTGGATCGCACCGTCTTCTCGGCGCTTCCCGAAGGCGACGAGTACCTGGCCGTGCTCTCCGAACCCGGGGCGCTCTCCGCCGCGATCCACTGGTACCGGGCGCTGCGTCCGAGCATTCCAGCGGCAGCCGACATCCCGCTGGAGATCGATCTGCCCGTTCTCTTCATCGGTGGGGATCAGGACTATTGGCCGAATCGCCCCGAGCGTGCGCAACAAGCCGCCTTCATGAAGGGTCCTTTCACGGAACTGGATCTGGATGCCGGCCACTATCTCATGGCGGAACAGCCGGATGTCGTGATCGAGGCCGTCATCGCCCACCTCGGCCGAGTCGATGCGGGGCCGGCTCCGGGCCCCTGA
- a CDS encoding ABC transporter permease: MLLEDAALELRDSWRRHLLTFVGLVWGSASVVLLLAVGTGFMAFLDLGVDKTGSRWTTVDGEYTTAENGGLRPGRPVRLEDEDVLRIRAASPRIALAAGEIIASTTAETHSKTRATVVSAGHPELAVIRNHQIARGRYLDVRDEAEAQQVAVLGAVLARVLFPRGDVLGQPVRISGSTFLVVGVLEEKGFQFMTNRDLHDNMAFVPLSAGQRVFARGDEIDHVFVEPLRISDASLLERDIRRALAPRHRLVSGDDEALRFESVPDIIGGIRNVFVALELLLGVVGTLTLALSGVGVANLMVALVNGRRRELAMRRACGARRSDLLLQIVAETFAIVIGGGVAGIVLAIGICFVIALLPLPPAVPDPVISPAVLVTTAFILSLVGLGAAIGPARLAGRVDPSAALRVS; encoded by the coding sequence GTGCTGCTCGAGGATGCCGCGCTGGAGCTTCGCGATAGCTGGCGCCGGCACCTGCTCACCTTCGTGGGCCTCGTCTGGGGCAGTGCCAGCGTGGTGCTGCTGCTCGCCGTGGGCACGGGTTTCATGGCATTCCTGGATCTCGGCGTCGACAAGACCGGATCCCGTTGGACGACCGTCGATGGGGAATACACGACCGCCGAGAATGGTGGCCTCCGTCCAGGCCGCCCCGTGCGGCTCGAGGATGAGGACGTGCTGCGGATTCGCGCCGCGAGCCCGCGCATTGCTCTGGCGGCTGGGGAGATCATCGCGTCCACCACCGCCGAGACCCATTCCAAGACAAGGGCAACGGTGGTTTCCGCAGGGCACCCGGAGCTGGCCGTGATCCGGAATCACCAGATCGCACGGGGTCGCTACCTCGATGTGCGCGACGAAGCCGAGGCGCAACAGGTCGCGGTTCTCGGCGCCGTTCTTGCCCGGGTCCTCTTTCCCCGCGGCGATGTGTTGGGCCAGCCGGTGCGCATCTCCGGGAGCACCTTCCTGGTCGTCGGCGTACTCGAGGAGAAAGGCTTCCAGTTCATGACGAACAGGGACCTTCACGACAACATGGCGTTCGTCCCACTCTCGGCCGGTCAGCGGGTCTTTGCCCGGGGCGACGAAATCGACCATGTCTTCGTCGAGCCTCTGCGCATCTCCGACGCTTCGCTCCTGGAGCGCGATATCCGGCGTGCGCTCGCGCCCCGCCATCGGCTCGTTTCCGGCGACGACGAGGCGCTCCGCTTCGAGAGCGTGCCCGACATCATCGGCGGGATCCGCAACGTCTTCGTCGCCCTCGAGCTGCTCCTGGGAGTCGTTGGGACGCTCACCCTGGCTCTCTCCGGGGTTGGCGTGGCAAATCTGATGGTCGCGCTCGTCAACGGCAGGCGCCGCGAGCTCGCCATGCGCCGCGCCTGCGGAGCGCGGCGGAGTGATCTGCTCTTGCAGATCGTGGCCGAGACTTTCGCGATCGTCATTGGTGGTGGAGTTGCGGGAATCGTCCTTGCCATCGGGATCTGCTTCGTCATTGCTCTCCTGCCGCTTCCGCCAGCCGTCCCGGATCCAGTGATCTCCCCGGCCGTGTTGGTAACGACGGCGTTCATCCTCTCGTTGGTCGGGCTGGGGGCCGCCATCGGCCCGGCCAGGTTGGCGGGGAGAGTCGATCCCTCTGCCGCGTTGCGCGTCTCATGA
- a CDS encoding NADH:flavin oxidoreductase, with translation MESPTIPANVFTPGRLGPLALRNRVVKCGTNEGKARAGLVTDRLIDWHREFAAGGVGMSTLAYCSVSAEGRTFGDQIWMRDEAVPGLRRFADAMHADGTKASIQLGHAGWFAHPRATGKKPVGPSATFSPHALRFARAMSETDFERMTGEYGRATQLAASAGFDAVEIHLGHGYLLSQFLSPFNNRRSDQWGGSIENRARFPRQVLNAVREAAGPDVAVYPKLNMDDGFRGGLTLEEGIEVARMIESDGSVDALQLTGGHTTQTPMYLMRGGVPLREMIRGERDWVRKFGMAVFGRKLIRGYPFEEAFFLEKARRFKQAVRLPIMLLGGVTTLETMNNAIAEGFDFVALGRALICEPDLVESMRSGRALGSACDHCNQCIAEMEREGGVRCVLHDQQGSKPVQPSR, from the coding sequence ATGGAAAGCCCCACGATACCCGCCAACGTCTTCACGCCCGGCCGACTCGGCCCGCTGGCGCTGCGCAACCGCGTGGTCAAATGCGGTACGAACGAGGGCAAGGCAAGGGCCGGGCTCGTGACCGATCGCTTGATCGACTGGCATCGGGAGTTCGCCGCCGGCGGGGTCGGGATGTCGACGTTGGCCTACTGCTCGGTGTCGGCGGAGGGGCGGACGTTCGGGGATCAGATCTGGATGCGTGACGAGGCGGTGCCGGGGCTCCGGCGCTTCGCCGATGCCATGCATGCCGATGGGACCAAGGCCTCGATCCAGCTCGGACACGCGGGCTGGTTCGCGCATCCGCGGGCAACGGGGAAGAAGCCTGTCGGCCCCTCGGCGACTTTCAGCCCTCACGCCCTGCGTTTCGCACGTGCAATGAGCGAGACCGACTTCGAGCGCATGACCGGGGAGTACGGGCGGGCCACACAGTTGGCCGCGAGCGCGGGCTTCGACGCCGTGGAGATCCATCTCGGGCACGGCTATCTGCTGAGCCAGTTTCTCAGCCCGTTCAACAACCGGCGCTCCGATCAGTGGGGCGGCAGTATCGAGAATCGCGCCCGCTTCCCGCGTCAGGTGCTGAACGCGGTGCGCGAAGCCGCGGGGCCGGACGTCGCGGTGTATCCGAAGCTCAACATGGACGACGGCTTCCGCGGCGGGCTCACGCTTGAAGAAGGGATCGAGGTCGCGCGGATGATCGAGTCGGACGGCAGTGTCGACGCGTTGCAGCTCACGGGCGGGCATACGACCCAGACTCCGATGTATCTCATGCGCGGCGGGGTTCCGTTGCGCGAGATGATTCGTGGCGAGCGCGACTGGGTGCGGAAGTTCGGTATGGCGGTGTTCGGCAGAAAGCTGATTCGCGGCTATCCCTTCGAAGAGGCGTTCTTCCTGGAGAAGGCGCGACGCTTCAAGCAGGCCGTTCGGCTCCCGATCATGTTACTCGGCGGTGTCACGACCCTCGAGACCATGAACAATGCCATCGCCGAAGGCTTCGACTTCGTCGCGCTCGGGCGGGCGCTGATCTGCGAGCCCGATCTCGTCGAGAGCATGCGCTCGGGCCGAGCACTCGGATCGGCGTGCGACCACTGCAACCAGTGCATCGCCGAGATGGAACGCGAGGGCGGTGTGCGCTGCGTCCTGCACGATCAGCAGGGCTCGAAGCCGGTGCAGCCGAGCAGATAG
- a CDS encoding thioesterase family protein: MAETLEAGREFELKREVTPELTADRYGNPGAFVFATPMLVGLLEEAAIRCVAEALEPDAATVGTRVDVEHKAATPVGLTVTARARLIEVDRRRLVFEVEAHDDRELIATGTHERFVLKSLSKFLESAAQKAS; encoded by the coding sequence ATGGCAGAGACACTGGAAGCAGGCCGAGAGTTCGAGTTGAAGCGCGAAGTGACGCCGGAGCTGACAGCCGATCGATACGGCAATCCCGGAGCGTTCGTATTCGCGACGCCGATGCTGGTGGGGCTGCTCGAAGAGGCGGCGATCCGCTGTGTCGCGGAGGCGCTCGAGCCGGATGCTGCGACCGTCGGCACCCGTGTCGATGTCGAGCACAAGGCCGCCACACCCGTCGGCCTGACGGTCACTGCGCGAGCGCGTTTGATCGAAGTCGATCGACGGCGTCTGGTATTCGAGGTGGAGGCGCACGACGACCGCGAGCTGATCGCCACTGGCACCCACGAACGCTTCGTCCTGAAATCGCTCAGCAAGTTCCTGGAGAGCGCCGCCCAGAAGGCGAGCTGA
- a CDS encoding PaaI family thioesterase encodes MAKDRGPGDGAGRTDFTPHFDAVKTTGADAWEQKRRLAQAMRLVIERLVPSNAPADELRIAAERLEAYAEALKAHPRLLRQHGHGESANSGDVGAFFDQSPLIGLANPLAPPITIGKTGERTAAATVTFGSAYEGPPGSVHGGYIAAAFDEVLGFVQSLSGKGGFTGTLTIKYRKPTPLHQELYFEAGISRIDGKKIFAEGRLYAGDVLCAEAEGIFISIDEARMVELMKRREAYEARHSQSGE; translated from the coding sequence ATGGCGAAGGATCGAGGACCGGGGGATGGCGCCGGCCGCACGGATTTCACGCCGCACTTCGACGCTGTGAAGACCACCGGCGCCGATGCCTGGGAGCAGAAGCGTCGGCTCGCCCAGGCGATGCGGCTGGTGATCGAGCGACTGGTCCCGAGCAACGCCCCGGCGGATGAGCTGCGAATCGCCGCCGAGCGCCTCGAGGCATACGCCGAGGCGTTGAAGGCACATCCCCGACTGCTGCGGCAGCACGGACACGGTGAGTCGGCGAACTCCGGCGATGTCGGCGCCTTCTTCGATCAGAGCCCGCTCATCGGCCTCGCAAACCCGCTGGCGCCGCCGATCACCATCGGCAAGACGGGCGAGCGCACTGCGGCGGCCACTGTGACCTTCGGCTCCGCCTACGAGGGGCCGCCCGGCTCGGTCCACGGTGGCTACATCGCCGCGGCCTTCGACGAGGTGCTGGGTTTCGTCCAGTCGCTCTCCGGCAAGGGCGGTTTCACCGGGACGCTCACCATCAAGTACCGCAAGCCGACACCTCTCCACCAGGAGCTCTACTTCGAGGCGGGTATCAGCCGCATCGACGGCAAGAAGATCTTTGCCGAAGGGCGGCTCTATGCGGGCGATGTCTTGTGTGCCGAAGCCGAGGGAATCTTCATCAGTATCGACGAGGCCAGGATGGTCGAGCTGATGAAGCGGCGTGAGGCGTACGAAGCCCGCCACTCGCAATCGGGAGAGTGA
- a CDS encoding efflux RND transporter periplasmic adaptor subunit, translated as MRRSGPENSGTVQAGSCSVAPGLHPGLCGTVAGRSTLVPDGPKLALSQGMTNKRARGSSWIRKSGRALLGIGATSLLLASAYMGLTSGLGPQDGDLPSHLNAVPVERGILRELVIANGSLEPSARVVVQSEIPGIVALVHVDNGDRVEPGQPLVELDRERLEDRVAELEAALAERRARARVDLVGRAEIELRKAQRDHERVEGLHGQGIASRETLELEEYRAALAEISLGDAHAEKAARHASVREAENSLRRMRRDVEKSIIRSPIGGVVVRRHVEVGTAVADLQNGGTVVVTLADDRRLHVLAEVDENDVAAVRVGQRVEVRIDAFPDEPMDGQVRKVSSAGQAEGTVSSFEVEIELSHDPRARVGMSADTRIQVGRHADVLLVPNNAIDRDGDGPRVRRGAGEGGGAEWVRIDEGASDGFHTVVQGGLEEGDMVLLEVLGSAG; from the coding sequence TTGCGTCGTTCCGGCCCCGAGAACAGCGGAACGGTGCAGGCAGGGAGCTGCAGTGTCGCTCCTGGGCTGCATCCGGGGCTCTGCGGAACCGTCGCAGGCCGTTCCACGCTGGTTCCGGATGGCCCGAAACTTGCTCTTTCGCAGGGCATGACCAACAAGCGCGCCCGGGGATCCAGCTGGATCCGAAAGTCCGGAAGAGCACTCCTCGGCATCGGTGCGACGAGCCTGCTCCTGGCATCGGCCTACATGGGCCTCACCTCCGGCCTCGGACCGCAGGACGGCGACCTGCCTTCCCATCTGAATGCGGTCCCCGTCGAGCGCGGCATCCTCCGAGAGCTGGTCATCGCCAACGGAAGTCTCGAGCCCAGTGCACGGGTCGTCGTTCAGTCCGAGATTCCGGGCATCGTTGCCCTGGTGCATGTCGACAACGGAGATCGGGTCGAGCCCGGTCAGCCCCTCGTCGAACTCGATCGTGAGCGCCTCGAAGATCGAGTGGCGGAGTTGGAAGCCGCCCTCGCAGAACGCCGCGCCCGGGCTCGGGTCGATCTGGTTGGCCGAGCGGAGATCGAGCTTCGAAAGGCACAGCGCGACCACGAGCGGGTGGAGGGGCTCCATGGGCAAGGCATCGCCTCCCGCGAGACGCTGGAACTCGAGGAGTATCGCGCGGCGCTTGCCGAGATCAGCCTGGGTGATGCCCATGCCGAGAAGGCCGCGCGTCACGCCTCGGTTCGCGAAGCGGAGAACTCGCTCCGTCGGATGCGTCGAGATGTCGAGAAGTCGATCATTCGTTCGCCGATCGGCGGGGTCGTCGTGCGGCGCCATGTCGAGGTGGGAACCGCCGTCGCCGATCTCCAGAACGGCGGAACCGTGGTCGTCACCCTTGCCGACGACCGTCGCCTGCACGTGCTGGCCGAAGTCGACGAGAATGACGTTGCTGCCGTGCGGGTCGGCCAACGGGTCGAAGTGCGGATCGACGCCTTCCCCGACGAACCCATGGATGGTCAGGTCCGCAAGGTGTCGTCCGCAGGGCAAGCCGAAGGAACGGTTTCGAGCTTCGAGGTGGAGATCGAGCTGAGCCACGACCCACGGGCGCGGGTGGGTATGTCGGCCGACACCAGGATCCAGGTCGGTCGCCACGCGGACGTGCTGCTCGTGCCCAACAACGCGATCGATCGCGATGGCGACGGGCCGCGTGTCCGTCGTGGCGCAGGGGAGGGCGGCGGCGCGGAATGGGTGCGCATCGACGAAGGTGCCAGCGACGGCTTCCACACGGTGGTGCAGGGGGGCCTCGAAGAGGGAGACATGGTCTTGCTCGAGGTTCTCGGGAGCGCCGGATGA
- a CDS encoding ABC transporter ATP-binding protein — protein sequence MSLLALGGVRKRFALGEQEVEILRGVDVEVREGEFVAIMGPSGSGKTTCLEILGALSRPTEGSVLFEGEPVEEWSDDELADLRAHRLGFVFQTFNLMPRMSALRNAALPLLYAGVPRAEREDRARVLLERVGLGHRLDHRPAQLSGGERQRVAIARALVNEPRVVLADEPTGNLDEATSEEILSLFEELNAEGRTLVVVTHSDDVAGRAGRVIRLRDGRVTGPSA from the coding sequence ATGAGCTTGTTGGCCCTGGGCGGCGTGCGCAAGCGGTTCGCACTCGGAGAGCAGGAAGTCGAGATCCTCCGGGGCGTCGACGTCGAAGTCCGGGAAGGCGAGTTCGTCGCGATCATGGGCCCATCTGGTTCGGGTAAGACGACCTGCCTCGAGATCCTGGGCGCACTCTCGCGTCCGACGGAGGGCAGTGTCCTGTTCGAGGGTGAGCCCGTGGAGGAGTGGAGCGACGACGAGCTGGCCGATCTTCGCGCCCACCGCCTCGGCTTCGTGTTCCAGACCTTCAACCTGATGCCGCGGATGAGCGCTCTCCGAAATGCAGCCCTGCCCCTGCTGTACGCGGGTGTGCCCCGCGCCGAGCGGGAGGATCGGGCACGCGTCCTTCTCGAGCGTGTCGGGCTGGGCCATCGGCTCGACCATCGGCCGGCCCAGCTTTCCGGCGGCGAGCGCCAGCGGGTCGCGATCGCCCGGGCCCTCGTGAACGAGCCTCGCGTCGTCCTCGCAGACGAGCCCACCGGAAACCTGGACGAGGCCACCAGCGAAGAGATCTTGTCGCTCTTCGAGGAATTGAACGCAGAGGGGCGCACCTTGGTCGTCGTCACGCATAGCGACGATGTAGCAGGCCGAGCGGGCCGGGTGATCCGCTTGCGCGATGGCCGCGTGACCGGACCATCTGCATGA